A genomic segment from Bradyrhizobium diazoefficiens USDA 110 encodes:
- the nuoN gene encoding NADH-quinone oxidoreductase subunit NuoN, whose amino-acid sequence MSFETAGYQLAPVLPELVLAVGAMALLMLGAYRGQETTKTVTTLAILLLIVVGVLEYMLPAGKQVTFGGSFIVDDFARFMKILALIGSAVTLVLSTEFLSDPSRRIFEYAILVLLSTLGMMVLISAGDLISLYLGLELMSLALYVVASSNRDNAKSTEAGLKYFVLGALSSGMLLYGSSLVYGFTGTVSFTGIAATATTANVGLVFGLVFLLAGLCFKVSAVPFHMWTPDVYEGAPTPVTAFFASAPKVAALAVFTRVTLTAFPGIVSQWQQILVFVAIASMALGSFAAIGQSNIKRLMAYSSIGHMGFALVGLASGTVEGAQGVLMYIVIYVAMTLGSFSIILAMKRNGQAVEQISDFAGLSRTNPLLAFMFAMLLFSLAGIPPLAGFFAKWYVFVAAIKANLFTLAVIGVLSSVVGAYYYLAIVKTMYFDEPAGQVDPVRVEVKTVLAVAGLFNILFALFAGPVVSVASAAAKSLF is encoded by the coding sequence ATGAGCTTTGAGACTGCAGGTTATCAACTGGCGCCGGTGCTGCCCGAACTCGTGCTCGCCGTCGGCGCCATGGCGCTTCTGATGCTCGGCGCGTATCGCGGGCAGGAGACCACAAAGACGGTCACGACGCTGGCGATCCTGCTCCTGATCGTGGTCGGCGTGCTCGAATACATGCTGCCCGCGGGCAAGCAGGTGACCTTCGGCGGCAGCTTCATCGTCGACGACTTCGCCCGCTTCATGAAGATACTGGCCCTGATCGGCTCGGCGGTGACGCTGGTGCTGTCGACCGAGTTCCTGTCCGACCCGTCGCGCCGCATCTTCGAATACGCCATCCTGGTACTGCTCTCGACCCTCGGCATGATGGTGCTGATCTCGGCCGGCGATCTGATCTCGCTCTATCTCGGCCTCGAATTGATGTCGCTGGCGCTCTACGTCGTGGCGAGCTCGAACCGCGACAACGCCAAGTCGACCGAAGCCGGCCTGAAGTACTTCGTGCTCGGCGCGCTGTCCTCGGGCATGCTGCTCTACGGCTCCTCGCTGGTCTATGGCTTCACCGGCACGGTCAGCTTCACCGGCATCGCGGCAACCGCGACGACCGCGAATGTCGGCCTCGTCTTCGGTCTCGTCTTCCTGCTCGCCGGGCTCTGCTTCAAGGTCTCGGCCGTGCCGTTCCACATGTGGACGCCCGACGTCTACGAGGGCGCCCCGACGCCGGTCACCGCCTTCTTCGCCTCGGCGCCGAAGGTGGCCGCGCTCGCCGTCTTCACCCGTGTCACGCTCACCGCTTTCCCGGGCATCGTCTCGCAGTGGCAGCAGATCCTGGTGTTCGTGGCGATCGCCTCGATGGCGCTCGGCTCCTTCGCCGCGATCGGTCAGAGCAACATCAAGCGCCTGATGGCCTATTCCTCGATCGGCCACATGGGCTTTGCGCTGGTCGGCCTTGCCTCCGGCACCGTCGAGGGTGCGCAGGGCGTCCTGATGTACATCGTGATCTATGTCGCGATGACGCTCGGCTCGTTCTCGATCATCCTCGCCATGAAGCGCAACGGCCAGGCCGTGGAGCAGATCAGCGATTTCGCCGGTCTCTCGCGTACCAATCCGCTGCTCGCCTTCATGTTCGCGATGCTGCTGTTCTCGCTCGCCGGCATTCCGCCGCTCGCCGGCTTCTTCGCCAAATGGTACGTCTTCGTCGCGGCCATCAAGGCGAACCTGTTCACGCTCGCCGTGATCGGCGTGCTCTCCAGCGTGGTGGGCGCCTACTACTATCTCGCCATCGTCAAGACGATGTATTTCGACGAGCCGGCCGGCCAGGTCGACCCGGTGCGCGTCGAGGTGAAGACGGTGCTGGCGGTCGCGGGCCTGTTCAACATCCTGTTCGCGCTGTTCGCGGGCCCGGTGGTGAGCGTCGCCTCCGCCGCCGCAAAGTCGCTGTTCTAG
- a CDS encoding biotin--[acetyl-CoA-carboxylase] ligase, which translates to MGFALGPRALSAGYKLAAFERTGSTNTEAIEHARGGEPGPMWFVTSEQTAGRGRRQRAWIAPRGNLAASILEVMTVPPAVAATLGFAAGLAEEAALEKVSLEAALRLGEGRPRYALKWPNDVLADGKKLVGIGLEAEVIGDRLAVVVGIGTNVVAAPEGTPTPAVSLAALGVQISAEELFSALSDAWVEFRGIWDNGRGFAEIRRLWLERAAGLGERVAINTGTTTLEGIFDTIDDAGCLIVRTADGRRLPVAAGEVFFGSAASVGAA; encoded by the coding sequence ATGGGGTTCGCGCTCGGTCCTCGCGCACTCTCGGCGGGCTACAAGCTCGCGGCTTTCGAGCGGACCGGCTCGACCAATACCGAAGCGATCGAGCACGCCAGGGGCGGCGAACCCGGCCCGATGTGGTTCGTCACATCGGAGCAGACCGCCGGCCGCGGCCGGCGCCAGCGCGCCTGGATCGCGCCGCGCGGCAATCTTGCCGCCAGCATCCTCGAAGTCATGACTGTTCCGCCAGCCGTCGCGGCCACGCTCGGCTTTGCGGCGGGGCTCGCGGAGGAGGCGGCCCTCGAGAAGGTGAGCCTGGAGGCCGCGCTGCGCCTCGGCGAGGGCCGTCCCCGCTACGCACTGAAATGGCCGAACGACGTGCTTGCCGACGGCAAGAAGCTCGTCGGGATCGGGCTCGAGGCCGAAGTCATCGGAGACCGCCTCGCCGTCGTCGTCGGCATCGGCACCAACGTCGTCGCCGCGCCGGAGGGCACGCCGACGCCCGCGGTGTCGCTGGCCGCGCTTGGCGTCCAGATCAGCGCGGAGGAGCTGTTTTCCGCTCTGTCTGATGCCTGGGTCGAGTTCCGCGGCATCTGGGACAATGGCCGCGGCTTTGCCGAGATCCGCAGGCTCTGGTTGGAGCGGGCCGCAGGTCTCGGCGAAAGGGTTGCGATCAACACGGGAACGACGACGCTCGAAGGCATTTTCGACACGATCGACGACGCCGGTTGCCTGATCGTCCGCACTGCTGACGGCCGACGCCTGCCGGTGGCGGCCGGCGAGGTGTTCTTCGGCTCGGCCGCCTCAGTGGGAGCTGCGTGA